The DNA region ACGCGTTCGGTGGGTCTGAGGCGCAAGTGGTTCTCCAGGAGAGGAAACGCGTCAGAAACAACGGCAGCACCTTTACATACGTGTGGGACCAAGCCGACTTCAACCCGATCACCAACGACATTACTTGCCATATCCACTTCGAGTTTCCCGACGGGACCGTGTTGGGGCGCGCATTCACCTACGACTGGCGCTTGTGGAGCCTGCGCGAGATCTGCGAGGCACTGATCGAGACGGGCTTCCAGAGCGCGGACGTCTACTGGGAGGGCGACGACGGCAACGGCGGCGGCAACAGCCTCTTCCGCAGACGCAGTTACGCCGAGAACTGCAAGGGCTGGATCGCCTACATTGTCACCGTGAAGTAGGTGTCGAACAGAGACCTGACGATCCACGGACTCCGGACTCGGGCCTGGGACGTCGACACACACAGAAGAAGGCGGGCCGAAACACCTTCGGCCCGCCTACGGGCTGGGCAACGTGGCTGCTGCGCCCGTGGCCGCGTAGTTACCTGTACTCGTAATGGCCGGGGACCCACTCGCGGACTTGGCGGGTCTCCCAGTAGCCTTCGTGCCAGACGCGTTCATAGCGGCCCTCGCTGACGAGGACTTCCTTCCAGACAATGGACGCGCGGCCGTGGCGGTTATAGTGGGTGGCGCGGACCCGCTTGTACTCAGGCTCGATCCACACCTGTTCCCACCAACCCTGGACCCAGTGGCGTTCAGTACGGATCTCGTAGTGGCCAGGCACCCAGACGCGCTGCGGCGACTGGACGTAGCGCACATTCCGGATGGGGGTCGTGCCGTAGCGACGCTCCACGATGACGCGATCGCTGCTGCGGGAGGTGGCCACCTCGTGAATGATGGCCGCAGCCGCCACCCCGGCGAGGATCTTGCCCGCCGTGGCCCATTCCTTGTCGCCCGCATAGGCCGCCGGCTTGGGCAGCGCCAGGACAGCCATCGCCGCGATCAATGTTGCTGTGATAAGTTTCGTCAACATCTTGACCACCCCTTTCGGCCGGCCCGCCGATCGGGCCTTCTGTGTGTCTCACTGGGTTGGACGCTTACGGCTCGGAGATATTCAAGCAGCTAAAAGGTTTGGTCGAAGAAGGAGTTGGTGCTGGTCGGACTGAGGAATCCTAAGGTAACAATATGGAGAGGAGTCGGTTGCGAACAGGGCGGACGGCCGTTCAGCGAGCCTGGATGATGAGCATGTAGGCAACCTTGCCCCGGAAGATGACCATGGTCTTGCCGCCGCGAGGGATGCCGTAGCCGACCTCGAGCGCCTTCTTGGCCCCTTCGAAGACGCGGCACTTGAAGGCGACGCGGTTGTTGACTTCGTTCTCGTATTCGATCTCGGCCGAGACATTACCGGCGATGTTGAACTTCTTGGTCTGCTTCTCCTTGAGGGGGAAGGACGTGGTGCCGATCTTGGTGAAGCTCGTGTAGCCACGGTCTTCCAGAAGGCTCTTGTACGGGTTCAGCGCGGGATCGATCGACACGCCGTCGTTGGTAGCCTTGACGATGATGACCGTGAATGTGGCCTCGTCTGCTCGGGCGGGCGCTGAAGCGAGCAGTGCCGCCAGTGCGACGGCGGTGATGAGCAGGGCAACAACCCAGCCGGCGGTGCGCATATCAGTTCACCTCGCTTATGTTGATGCCGTCAACCGACACGATGATGATGCCGGTGTCGGAGTCCACGTCTGTGGTTGCGATCAGGTCCGGATCGCTGTACTCGATGGTCACTTCGGCGGCGGCCGTTCCGATAACTCGCGGGCCGTGTTGAACGAGTACGTTGACCACGAGCAGCGCGACGACGAGCAAGGCGGCCGTGGCCGCGATGCCGACGGCTACGCGCTGTGAGAAAAAGAGGCGGAAGCCGCCGAGAAACGTCTCGAACGCCGAGGGCCGGGCGGCGATACGGTCAGCGACGTTGCGCCAGATGCGCTCGCCGTCGATCGAACCGGCGGTGGCGTGGAGCGCGTTGGCCACGCGCGGCCGAAGCGCCATGAGCTCGTCGGCCAAGCGCTTCAGGTCCGGTTCTGCCACAAGGCGCTTTTCCATGGCGTCGCGCTCCGCGGGCGTCATCTCGCCGTCGACGTAGCGTCCGATCTCGATCTCGATCCGTATCTGCGTATCCATTACACACCTCGCTCGGCACTGAGGTAGCCGCTCAGTCTCTGCCGGAGCTTCTTGCGCCCGTAGTGCAGGCGCGACATGACCGTGCCGATCGAGCAGCCGAGCACGGCGGCGATCTCGGCGTAGCTCAGGTCCTCGATCTCGCGCAGGACGACCGTGGCCCGCTGTTCTTCCGGGAGTTCCATGATCGCGTTCATGATCGTCTCATTGAGTTCTGTCCGCTCAAGCGATTCGAGCGGGTCGGCCACGTGCGGCCGCTGCAGGCCGGCGTCTGTCGACGGCACTTCGAGAATAGCCTCGTCGTAGTCGACGCTGACCATATGTTTCTTCTTTCGCGCATGGTCGATGGCCATATTGATCGTGATCCGATAGATCCACGTGTAGAAGCTCGAGGAGCCGCGAAAGCCGCGCAGTTTCTTGAAGGCCTTAATGAAGACCTCCTGGGCGATGTCGAGCGCGTCCTCGCGGTTGCGGATCACGCCGTAGGCGATGCCGTAGACCTTGTTCTGGTAGGCGCTCACGAGCGCCCGGTAGGCCTCCTGGTCGCCGTCGAGCGTGCGCCGGACGAGCTCGGTGTCGGGGACACTGCGGGCGCCCCCGGCCTCATCGACCTTGGCGGTCTGGCCAGTGCTGCTGGCTCCGCCGGCGCCGCCGGCCTTCCCGGCTTGCTCGATCTTCTCCGCGTTCATGTGATTCGACGCGACCGTACGCAGAATATTCACCTTTCGGCAGGGGCGACCACGAGCCGTCCCCTGGGCGGGAACGAACCCACTATGGGGTGGGGAGCGCGTGTGTGTCAAGCCGGCGGCGCGGGCTAGGGCATTTGGGTTGACGGGGCGGGGGTGGCCACCTAGTATCGGCCCGGAAGTCGGACCATGCAGGGGAACTGATCGAATGCGTGCAGTGAGAGCCGGAGCGTTGGCCGCGGCGGTGGTGGTGGCCTTCCTTGTTCAGACGGCGGCG from Verrucomicrobiota bacterium includes:
- a CDS encoding sigma-70 family RNA polymerase sigma factor, whose product is MNAEKIEQAGKAGGAGGASSTGQTAKVDEAGGARSVPDTELVRRTLDGDQEAYRALVSAYQNKVYGIAYGVIRNREDALDIAQEVFIKAFKKLRGFRGSSSFYTWIYRITINMAIDHARKKKHMVSVDYDEAILEVPSTDAGLQRPHVADPLESLERTELNETIMNAIMELPEEQRATVVLREIEDLSYAEIAAVLGCSIGTVMSRLHYGRKKLRQRLSGYLSAERGV